CAAAACTCAATAACAAATAAAGCATAATATTATTTGCATCGAGGTATTTATTTTGGCATACATTAGGAACATCTCCTAAGCATGTCAAACAAAGGAAAGTGGTTTTATAATAAGCAATATGAATTAGGATTTATAAGTACCATGTTTAAATAACGTCAGAAAATCAAACTAAAACATGGCCTCCTAGGTTCTGAATTTTGATATGATGAATACATCAAATCATCTATGAACAGGTGGAGAAGATCATCTATCGAATTCTTTGCCACGTCCTAATCAATGAACTTGCAGCACTGTATAAAGTTGTACCATCTTTAATCGCCATACTAGGCACCCTCTACATGAGACAGAAAACTTAATTTATTTCAGGATGCCAGAAAACAGGAAATGGCACAAATCCAACAACTTTTATTAAGTTCAAAGCAATCACACACCTAATCCCAGCTCATTCCTTCTCCTTATCTGCTAAAACTTCGCACTCCAGCAAATTGACTAGTAGACAGTAGTAGTACATGTTGCAGAGAAGATTTAAGTCCATGAGGTCTAGCCATAACAACTTAGTGACACAGTTTCTGCTAGCCACGAAGCTGTTCACAACACCAAGCAGTAGAACTGCAGCAATCATGCCCAATTGCAATTTCCAGGAGACACGCCACCACGATAACAGCCTAGTCAGACATTCACGAACATGCCAGCGCCATGACAGAACCAAATCGTTAATAGAAAGTAGACGCCTTCAAAGTTCAACTAATCAGAGAGCAATTACTGACACTCAATCCCATTTCCTCACCAAACATGAACCTCAAAAGGTATAGAGAACGCAATCCCCGCCAGGAGGCCGGAGCCCGAAAGTTACTCGCCAAACCCCAATGTCTCAGCAATTTGGTAAGGCCCTAATTTGCCATCCAATTTCAAATCTCTCGAACTAAAAGTTTGTTGAGACCATAATGAAACACAACCTGAAAAGTGAACCGAGAGAACGAGAAAGTCAGTCTCACCCCGACGGCAGCCACATCGACATAGGAGACGCTGATCTCGACGGAGACCCCACTGCTGGCGAGCCCGCTGCAGTAGAACACGGCCGACCCCACCTGGTCGGCGAGCGTTGCCGTGACGCCGCTGCGGAGGTACCCCGCGGAGCTCTGCAAACCAACACCAATTCGAACCAAACACCAGAAGTCTCGTCACCATCTCGAAGCAAGGAGCGTAAAGAGCTAAGAGTTCATAGGGTTTCATCGGCAGAGAGGGAGGCGAGGGTGTCTTACCGCGAGGCGAGGGGTGACGACGAAGGAGCAGAGGAGGCGACCGTGCTCCGCTGACTCGACACCGACGCCGCTGAGGACGAAGGGGTCGTAGAAGTGGAGCCGGGGAGGGACGGAGCCGGTGATTTCCGAGACGGTGGCTGTAGGCTCGAGGGTTCGCCTCACCGCTTCCGGGTCCATGGCGGCAGCGCTCCGGCCGGCGAGGAGGTTCCACCACCGGGATCCGGCTGGACCTGTTGCTGGCACGCAACTCCCAAGACGAGTGGAGGACGTGGGGTTTGCTAAATTAGGCTGGCGTGGGAGACTGCGAACGGTCAGCTGACAATGGGACCCGGAGAGTGAGGGCTAGGATTGGGCCCCAGTCTCCAGGGGAAGCCAAAccttttcttttggaaaaaaaaaggctatTTGCCCGCGTGGTGCGTTTGGAGCGTTCATTTTTCATCCAACGTTCTAGATGTGTTTGTTAAATGACAAATTGATTCGTATGGAGACCAATCTGTGCATGCTGAACAGTCAATAATAGGCCAATAGcaataatgcaaaattcattatATACCACCGAAACATCATGTCTTTCGGAAATGGGCAGATCACCTTGTATCCAGCACATGACACCCTATGTAAGTACCGATACAGATACCGATATGTATCGGTTTGATACGGATACAGAAATacgttattttttaaaaacctcGATACACGAATACGtttacattaaaaaaacataaataaattaCTCATATTCTACTTAAATTCTATTATATAACATATTTAAAATCTCAATTTAAGAACATATTAAATGACATAACAAATTAACAACAGGTAGCTAAAGACAAGGGCACTAGTTTCATCAAAATAACTTGCATAGAACTATTATCATTCAGCTGACACAACTGAACCAAGAGAAATATTCATAGATATATCATCATTTTTCTACCTACTCACTGAACTGAATGAGCTAAAGAACAAACAAGAACACATGACAAGCATTATTATATATTTTGAGAAGAACCAGTTATGTACTCGTGTTAATTATTGAATTGCAGTATTCTACTATGAGAACTGAGAAGACATATCACTTCGGTTTATATGATGAGAATTGTGAAAGTAGTAGCTAGCAATTATGGTTTCAGTCCAATAGAATTTCTAGGAACTGACTTGGAGCTCTCAGGACTCTGGTCTTCAGGCCAAGCAATATAACTAACAAgtagcaaaaaagaaaataacaggTTCTCACATAGCCCATAACTGCTGCTACTTTGCTTGACAAACATAATGCTAATGAGGTCCAAATTCagcatacaaatatatatatatatatatatatatatatatatatatatatatatatatatatatagtggctTCTGTGCGATCGACTGGGCGGGTGGAGTGGCTGTCGGCTGGAGGCGTGGGTGACCGTCGGCGAGGTCGAGACCAGCGACGCCGAGAAGGCCCGCGTGCTGGTGCCAGGTGAGATGTGAGACTAGGAGGCGGCTGCGAGGCATCACCGGGAGAGCCGCGAGACACGAGAGGGAGGCTAGCAGATTAGGGATTTGAGTGGATCGAGAGGATTCTTGTTGGGTCAGACTGTATCCGTGAGGTATCTATAAATATCTGTTAAGGTATTCGATtttcttttaattatttttagttgGATACTTTTTGGATACATATTTAAGTCAGATAGTGTTAGACTTGCATACGCACCTTCTTAAGTATCCGTGCCTTACAGATAACATcggttaaatttttattttttagtgatTTATCATATATAGTTAACTTATATAATATTAAACTTAATAAGTGAGATATCAAAATTTAGCAGACTAAGTTCGGGACACCCAATCATTTTAATTCTAGATCCCCAACAGCTTTTGGACTATACCATCGAAAGAAACTGCGTCCGTACAGTATCACCAGAGATCACACCGTTTAGGAATTTTGCCTAGCAACAAAGCAGCTATACTTGCAAAAAGGAAATTGGGGGCAAATTCTTCTACTTAATTGCACCCCTCATTTTGAAACAACGTATCAGAATCAAGAGACCGCTTTGCACAGAATAGGGCATAGAAAAACAAAAAGGGACCACAATGACCTTATTCAATTCAGTAGCGTTATGACAGCAAATTTCAGTAACTACTGACCTTAGTATGTTTAACATAGACAATTGACAACCTATAACATGGCACCGGCGTCATAAACATGCATCTCCCTACTGAATCTTGTAGCATCTCCCTACTGAACGATTGATCTGAACAGTTGCCCTGAACATCCACTCAGTGTCGTCTGTAGCCTGCACTCTGTAGCATGGTGCCCCCAGTTTACTGCAGAATAGAGACGCCTCTAAGCATTGGATTCACAGAGCAAGACACAGCAAAAATGCAGGAGTTACTGAACAGAAAAAGGGTGCATACGGCGTCTTGATCAGAGTTCATATTTTACAGGTGCCGCCGGCGATGAAGATGTTGTGACCTCCTCTTCTACAGCACCCGTCTGTGTTGCTTCGTCCACTACAGCAGCTGCACCGGCGTTGATGcccttgttcttcttgatgaaactgatgATGTCCTCAGCATCATCAGTTGGGATACCCCTCGACTGCGAAGTCCGTAGGGATATCGTTTGCAGTGCCATCCCGAGAAAACCAAGGGAATGAAAATGTGTATAACGCCTGACAGAAGTATGATCATATCACACAACCAAAAAAAGGATCAAACATGAAATGAAAATGGACCACCATCTTTAAAATGACCACGTCTTCATCGTCTTGCAATGGGACGGCAACTTCCTCCAAGATCGGGGCCAACTTCCGACAATGGCCACACAAAGTCGCATAGAACTCGAGCAGAActgcacacacaaaaaaaaaacccatcaTGTCAAGAGTGAATTCATAGAACTAAGAAATATATAGAGTCCGTGTTTATTATCCATGTGGCTTCAAACTTTTACTCATCCCGTAGCGTAACTAACACGATGGGAAACTGGCTACGTAGCTTGAGTAAAAAACTGAAAGCTTATATACTGATTGCAGCAGCGACCCTATGTTGGTCGTTATGACTATTGACTATGCAAAAATGAAGTcgtgtttgaaaaaaaaaatattttaatcctccataggttatatatacatgtacatgttgGCTCCATACTTGATCTACGTTCCAGCAGTCGAAGCCTTGAGAATTGACTACAGTGATATATACATGTTTGGAGCAGGTAATGCAGGATTTGGGATCTGTTTACCCGACATGGATGGGGTATTAGATAATGGATTTCAAACCCATCACTTTTTTATGTATCAGGCTTTTCTTATAAACTTGGTTTTCATGCTTTTATTTTTTGCTTTAAGTTGTGCATCACAGTTGCGCAGGAGCCGGAAGTATACTCTCGCACGATTGTATCACTTGAAATAACGATAAGAAGTAATAAAAGCTTTCTTTattgaaaaaagaaatatatcgAGGATTACTCGGACTAGTGGGAGTAGCAGAACCAACCATTTTTTGCCAAAAACAACGTCGTCAATACTGTCAGCCACGACGACCTTCGCAGGCTGGTCATTCACCTTGGGAATTGGTTCCGACTTAGGACTGTTTGTTTAGGCCAACGTTTTTTAAGCTTTTGTTGaaatctagatttttttaagaAGCTGGTTTCTAACTTTTGACTATTTGTTTTTACGATAAATTTTTAGGTTCTCAGCATATGAAAAGCTAAAAAAGATACTCTTAGCTAGTTTCTCAGTTTTTAGCTTATTTCATCATAAATCAGCTTTTCAAATGCCAATTTATTTCAACTTTTGATTTATGAAAAACAAAAACcagctaaaagctgaaacaaattgGACCTTAACATAAGGCGCCAAGTTGCCGTGCTACATGAGCCACCCCATTGAGCAAGAAATGGTTTTTTTTACAGTAAAGTACTCTGAAACAGCTTAGTATCTAAGCAACAAAGTGAAATAGGAAAGTAGCTCAGGTGGTTTGGTGCGAGCTGTTCACCTAGTCTATCTAGGTTTGATCCCTTGGTCGTAACCTAGGTGTTTCATTTTCCACGTTTCATTTTCCGCCGAAGGGGTCTCCTTTCCGTATACCCTAAAAAAGTAGGAAAGGCCTCAACTATCTACTGCTTCATCCAGTGTACGATCTGATCAGGGTCGATAGTCGGATTGAGATACTTTCCGGATTGCGCTATCACAAAAAGGAGGGGCGCCTCACTTTCTTTGAGCCCAAAATACTGAAAGGATTTGCAACAAAGCTCGTTAGGCAACTAGTCGTAATAATTCTCGAGAAGCAAATGCTGAGAGAAAGTACAAATAACAACCTAGGTTACGACCTGAAGGAAGCAGTGGCTAATTACCTCTAGAGCGAGTTGCTTGCAGTGGCCACACCTGCGGGTAGTTGCCACTTGCCATTGCCAGTTAGCCACCGTGCGGG
This genomic window from Phragmites australis chromosome 7, lpPhrAust1.1, whole genome shotgun sequence contains:
- the LOC133924256 gene encoding uncharacterized protein LOC133924256 isoform X2 gives rise to the protein MDPEAVRRTLEPTATVSEITGSVPPRLHFYDPFVLSGVGVESAEHGRLLCSFVVTPRLASSAGYLRSGVTATLADQVGSAVFYCSGLASSGVSVEISVSYVDVAAVGEEIEVEGKLLRAGKSVGVVSVDFRKKKTGKLMAQGRHTKYLAASSRL
- the LOC133924256 gene encoding uncharacterized protein LOC133924256 isoform X1 yields the protein MDPEAVRRTLEPTATVSEITGSVPPRLHFYDPFVLSGVGVESAEHGRLLCSFVVTPRLASSAGYLRSGVTATLADQVGSAVFYCSGLASSGVSVEISVSYVDVAAVGCRDWITLPLGKCLEEIEVEGKLLRAGKSVGVVSVDFRKKKTGKLMAQGRHTKYLAASSRL